In the genome of Deinococcus aetherius, the window GCGCAACCACTCGGCCATCGCCCCCCTGGAGAGGGGATGGTCGACGGGGTAGTACCGGCGCGACATCTCGAAGGTGGCGTCCAGATACACCGCGTAGGGTTTGGGGGCCGAGCCGGGGGCGAACTGCAGGTAGGTCTGGAGGATGACGTCGTACTCCCCCCGCTTGGAGTCGAGGTAACGCTGCGCCACCGCCGTCCTCTGCCGGAAGAGGTGGGGGTTGAAATGCATGTTGCGGCGCCAGTCGGTGATGTTGGGCCGGAACTGCCTCAGCTTGTTCACGAGGTCGGCGGCGGGCGCGAGGGTGGGTGAGGTTCTCCCGACGACCTGGACCCGCTCGTCGAGCGCGCGGTAGAGGGCCGCGTTGCGCGAGAATTCCCTCTTGTAGTCGGTGATGAATTCGAGGTCGAGGCCCACCAGGCGCAGCTCACGCGCCGGGGTCCGCCCCGCTTCGGGGGCGCCGGGCACACTCTCCTTCAACATGGGCCACGACCCGGAAGACGGAGGGGGAAAGAGAATCCCGCCGCCCCAGGAGGCGCGAGTTCCCGGATAGCCGAGACCGCCCCGCCCCCGGGCAAGGGAGGCCTCCTCTCGCAGCTTGGAAGAGCACGCATCTGGGCAGACTGTATCGCAAGACGTCCGAGGCCGGGGACCTTTCTTACGACCACCCCCCCTCGGGGGAACACGCCCGCGCGGCAGGCAGCCTCCGCTTCATTCTGGGGAATGATCCGTGGACTACGGCGACAGCAGCGGCACAGGAGACGGGTGGCGGCTCAGCATTCGTTGGAACGGCAACCGTTCACCCGTCCCACGACGCGCTGTGCCACGCCCACCCCGAAGGAGTTGCCGCCGACGGTCGTGTCGGAGTTGTCGTTGTCCGCGTACACGCCCGACCCGGAATTATTTGCGAAGCGGTTGTTCTCCACGCGGGTGCGGGCCACGCCACTGTCGAGCAGCACGCCGATGACGGGCCCGTCGAAGGTATTGTTCGCCACGCTGACCCCGTTGGCAGATACGATCAGGCCGGAGCGTGCCCAGGGGTCCTGGCCCCGCACCGTGTTGCCGCGAAAGACGGTCCCGTCCGCCTCCAGGCGCACCCCACGGCGAGTGCCGACGATCTCGTTGCCCTCGATGACGATGTCGCGCGAGGGCGGCCCTTTCGAGAAGGTGTTCACGCGGACGGCGTCTTCCTCGTAAAAGTGCCCCGGGCGATAGGTGCTCTCGATCTTGTTGCCCGCGACCCGGCCGCCTTGCACCGAGTGGAACAGGATATACGAGGTGCCGTCGGCCGCCCACGGGTGGCGGTTGCGGATGGTGTTGCCCTCAACCACTGCACCGGCCACCGACGTGCTGTAGCCGGGACGCGGCATGATCTTGATACCGTCCTTGCCGAAACCGTCGATGGTGTTGCCCCGGTAGGTCGTGTTGGCGATGCCCTCCGTCTTCGTGGCGGTGTTGGTGATGTTCCTCAGGACGTTGCCCTCGGCCAGAAAGTTCTTGCCGCCCCACCCGAAGATGCCCAGGCCCGGCGGCTCCTTGTAGTTCCCGCTGCCCGGGTCACCGAGCCCCGTGACCGTGTTGCGCAGGATCTTGACGTTGTTGCTGTTGCCCGTGCCGATGCCGTTGGCGTAGGCCCCGCTCACAGTGCTGTCCTCGATGACGACGCCGTCGCTACCATCGGCGCTGATCCCCACCGAGTGGGTGCGCTGTACGTTCAAGCCGCGAACGTGCACGTCCCGGCTGTCCTCCACATGCAGCCCGTCAGCGCGTTGGTCAAACGGCGCGACGTCGTAGCGGGCCCGCCCGACGATGGTGAGGTCGCGAACGGTGAGGTCCTGGGCGTTCGTCAGCGTGAGCATGCCGAGGGCGTCCCCGGCCTGGAAGTCGTCGCTCGCCCGAAGGGTGGCGTTCGAGCCGTAGATCGTCTGGTGCTTCAGCCCGTCGAGGCGGACCGGCCGCCCGATCACGTAAGTCCCCGGCGGGAAGTAGATGTCTTTGCCGCCCGCGTTGCCGATGCGCGCGAGGACCGCCGAGTCGTCCGTCACCCCGTCCCCCTTGGCCCCAAAGCTCTTCACGTCGAGGACGTCCCCGGGAGTTCGCCCGGCGGGCGGGGCAGCGTCCTGGAGGGGAGTCAGGGCGAGCTGGTCGAGCACGGCGTTGCGGTCCCTGTCCTGCGCGCCGTCGTACGCGTCATTGACGAATACGATGTCGAGCCGCTGCCCCGGCCGCAGGGAAACGTTCGCCAGGGTCTGCAGGGCGTACTCGCCGTTCGTCACCGTGACGGCCCCGACCCGGCGCCCGTCCAGGCGCAATTCGACGGTCGGCCAGCCCTGGTACGCCTCGCCTCGTGCGCGAATCCCCACGGTGTAGACGCCGGGTCGGAAGGACCCGGGCAACACCTGCCCCACCGACCCGCCGTTTGAGGCCAGCAGCACGGCACGCCCGTCACTCGCGGCCTTATCGGAAATGATCCAGGCGGAGTCCGCGCCCTGGCGTGTGGGCAGCGGCTGGTCGTTGTGCCCCCGCGCGTGCTCCGCCTCTATCTGCCAGGGCGTGAGGTCGGCTGGAGCCTGAACCGCCAGGGCAAACAGGGCGCCTCCCACCAGACTTCCTGACATGAGCGCGAGCGGCCGAAAGCGGAATCTTTTGGAATTGGACATAGGTGCAAAACCTCCAGGGTCGGGATCGGGTGCGGCGCGGTGACAAAGCGGGGGAGCGTCCACCCCTCCTCTGCCGATGCTCCTCCATGCCGAATGTGCTTCGGAACGCACGGCCGCGCTTTGAGAAGTTTTATACACTTGAAAATGCATTTCAACATGAAGAAGATGTGGCCCTGTCCGTGTGGTGGGCGCTCTGCCGCCCTTTCCCCAACCAGGTTGTGGCAGGTTGTTAGGGGAGGGTGGCGCGTTGTTGAGCGGTCAGAAGCTCCCGGGCTACCGCTTTTCCCTCGCCGTGATCGACGACACCGTGTGGTTGTACCACCGCTTCACGCTCAGCTCCCGAGCCGTCGAGGAACTCCTCCTGGAAGGGGGGATTGCCGTCACCCGTGAATCCACTCGGACCTGGTGCACGGGGTGCAGTAAGCTCTTCGCTCAGGACCTCCGCCACCGGGAACCCCGACGTCCCCTCCCGGTGGCACCTTGACGTGACGGTGCGTGGACATCGGTGGGATCGAACATGGGCTGTGGATGAACACGGAGCCGTGCTGGACGTTTTCTTTCAGGAACACCGGGAGACCGAGGCGGCCAAGTCGTTCTCCCGCCGACGGTGAGGGGAAGACGACGTGCCAGAAGTGGTTCACACCGACAAGCTCCAGTGCGGTGCAGCACTTGGGAAACTCCCCGTGCTCCACGGTGTGGAGCACGTTCAGGTCAGAGCTACGGCCCGTCGCAACAACCTGACCCTGCCATCCCATCGACCGACACGACGCTGTGTTCGGCAACAGCGAGGGTTCCGATCACGATATTGGGCGCAAGGCGTTCTCGACTTGCACGCCCGAGTGACGAACCTTCACCAGCCTGCCCGCTCCACCTCCCCTGCTGCCGAGCGTCGAGAACACCAGCAAGAAGCCTTCCAAACCTGGCGTGAAGTGGGGGTACAGCAGCCCGCCTGCCTTTCCGAAGCTTCTCCGCCTCCCGGAAGCTAACAACTTGCCACAACCGGACACGGTGGAGGTGGCGGCGCGCGGCGCGGACTCCGGCGGCTGGCCTGCCGTTGGCCCACGTTCGGGCGGCAAGCTGCCGGGGATCACCGACGGCCAGACGGACACGTTCTCACCCGGGCCCTCGGCACCCTCACCTTTGTGCCCGGCCAGCCGTCAGAGGACGGCTCCACCAAGGATCTCCATGCGGGCCCCAACAGGAGCCGCGAGGCCACCGCCGCCGACCTGCGGCTGCTTTCGGTCGGCCGGGGCGCATCCGCGACGCCTCTCCGCCTCATGCCGCCGGAGACTCGATCACCGACGGCTACAGCATTCCGGGCGGCTACAGGATCGAACTGTTCCGCAAGCTCTCGGCCCGGGTTGCCGGGCTGGACTTCGTGGGCTCGCAGGAGAACGGCCCGAGTGCCCTGCTCGACCGCGACCACGAGGGGCACAGCGGCTGGCGCATCGACCAACTCGCCGCGCAGGTGGACGGCTGGCTCGACGGTCACCCGCCGCACACCATCCTGCTGATGATCGGCACGAACGACCTCATCCAGAACCGCGACCCGGCGAACGCTCCCGCCCGCCTGGGCGCCCTGCTCGACCAGATGAGCGCCCGGCGGCCAGAGGCCCGCATTCTGGTGGCCTCCCTTCCGCCGCTGGCGAACGCGGCCCAGAATGCCTGGGTCGAGCGGTTCAACGCGGCCCTCCCCGGGGTCGTCAAGACGCGGGCGGATCAGGGCAAGAAGGTGGCTTTCGTGGA includes:
- a CDS encoding right-handed parallel beta-helix repeat-containing protein, producing the protein MGGALFALAVQAPADLTPWQIEAEHARGHNDQPLPTRQGADSAWIISDKAASDGRAVLLASNGGSVGQVLPGSFRPGVYTVGIRARGEAYQGWPTVELRLDGRRVGAVTVTNGEYALQTLANVSLRPGQRLDIVFVNDAYDGAQDRDRNAVLDQLALTPLQDAAPPAGRTPGDVLDVKSFGAKGDGVTDDSAVLARIGNAGGKDIYFPPGTYVIGRPVRLDGLKHQTIYGSNATLRASDDFQAGDALGMLTLTNAQDLTVRDLTIVGRARYDVAPFDQRADGLHVEDSRDVHVRGLNVQRTHSVGISADGSDGVVIEDSTVSGAYANGIGTGNSNNVKILRNTVTGLGDPGSGNYKEPPGLGIFGWGGKNFLAEGNVLRNITNTATKTEGIANTTYRGNTIDGFGKDGIKIMPRPGYSTSVAGAVVEGNTIRNRHPWAADGTSYILFHSVQGGRVAGNKIESTYRPGHFYEEDAVRVNTFSKGPPSRDIVIEGNEIVGTRRGVRLEADGTVFRGNTVRGQDPWARSGLIVSANGVSVANNTFDGPVIGVLLDSGVARTRVENNRFANNSGSGVYADNDNSDTTVGGNSFGVGVAQRVVGRVNGCRSNEC
- a CDS encoding SGNH/GDSL hydrolase family protein, encoding MAHVRAASCRGSPTARRTRSHPGPRHPHLCARPAVRGRLHQGSPCGPQQEPRGHRRRPAAAFGRPGRIRDASPPHAAGDSITDGYSIPGGYRIELFRKLSARVAGLDFVGSQENGPSALLDRDHEGHSGWRIDQLAAQVDGWLDGHPPHTILLMIGTNDLIQNRDPANAPARLGALLDQMSARRPEARILVASLPPLANAAQNAWVERFNAALPGVVKTRADQGKKVAFVDVGAALTLADLADGVHPDAGGYSKLARVWYEALRRTPGTPGP